Proteins encoded within one genomic window of Nitrospinaceae bacterium:
- a CDS encoding penicillin-binding protein produces the protein MTRPLVEKFYFFLYAFLIFLVLAGMGVYFALSKDLPQLPDNLETINLSLPTEIYSTDGHRIKVLGERRPVSIEDISPYFLNAMVAVEDANFFSHRGLDHVGLVRAFIANIRAKRVIQGGSTITQQLSKNLFFSFERDFVRKIKELLIALQLEATFTKDEILEAYSNQIYFGSGAYGVEEASQVYFGKRAQDLTLLQAALLAGLPNSPNSANPFNNMERAMNRARHVLKRMQNEGWITAEQKEEAIQSDLNLLQPKNFSDPNLYFLDFVLDKLEKDYGKEFVHFGGLKIYTTLDSRQQSLALKAALSHLEALEEGMRKRESRDGLQVALISVENKSGAVRAMLGGKNYSHSQFNRAVSSNRLPGSSFKPFVYLTAMEELGYSPATVVTDEPVTIEIKGTAPWEPKNFGEEFAGDIILKKALMKSINVVSAKLMQEVGPEKVIKTARRFGIKSPLGKNLSLALGTSGVSPLEIASAFSVVANLGVYNEPYFIERIEDFQGNQLYEHFYQGVQRFPQKMMYPLLDMMQGVVDGGTGRGVRRMGFKHPAAGKTGTTNDFKDAWFNGFTKDLSVSVWVGYDNNESMVSRNGKGLTGGRAAAPIWFFFLQKLLAGKNVVQFPVPAGIKFETVDVRTGKFPDRLSLETLRVAVPEELDLSPLPEEPNPEEEISASPELFFTPENQ, from the coding sequence TTGACCCGCCCCCTGGTTGAAAAATTTTATTTCTTTTTATACGCCTTTCTGATCTTTTTGGTTTTGGCTGGAATGGGCGTCTATTTTGCTCTCAGCAAAGACCTTCCGCAACTTCCGGACAATTTGGAAACCATCAATCTGAGCCTGCCGACGGAAATCTATTCCACAGATGGACACAGGATCAAAGTTCTCGGTGAGCGGCGGCCGGTTTCCATTGAAGATATCTCCCCTTACTTTTTAAACGCGATGGTCGCGGTCGAGGACGCGAATTTTTTCAGCCACCGGGGGCTCGACCATGTTGGGCTTGTGCGCGCCTTCATCGCCAATATCCGGGCCAAACGGGTCATTCAGGGCGGCAGCACCATCACCCAGCAATTGTCGAAGAATCTGTTTTTTTCTTTTGAGAGGGATTTCGTCCGCAAGATCAAGGAACTCCTCATCGCGTTGCAACTCGAGGCCACATTTACAAAAGATGAGATCCTGGAAGCCTACAGCAATCAAATTTACTTTGGCAGCGGCGCCTATGGGGTTGAGGAAGCCTCACAGGTCTATTTCGGGAAACGCGCGCAGGATTTGACCCTGTTGCAGGCGGCGCTATTGGCCGGACTGCCCAACTCTCCCAACAGCGCCAATCCTTTCAATAATATGGAACGGGCCATGAATCGGGCTCGTCACGTGCTGAAGCGAATGCAGAACGAAGGGTGGATCACTGCGGAACAAAAAGAGGAGGCCATCCAATCGGACCTCAACTTGTTACAGCCAAAAAACTTTTCAGATCCCAATCTTTATTTTCTGGATTTTGTCCTCGATAAGCTGGAAAAAGACTATGGCAAGGAGTTCGTCCATTTTGGCGGGTTGAAGATTTACACCACTCTGGACAGCCGCCAGCAATCACTGGCTTTAAAAGCGGCCCTCTCGCATCTTGAAGCGCTTGAAGAAGGGATGCGAAAACGGGAATCCAGGGACGGCCTGCAGGTTGCGTTGATTTCCGTGGAGAACAAGAGCGGCGCGGTGCGAGCCATGCTGGGCGGAAAAAATTATTCCCACAGCCAGTTCAACCGGGCGGTCTCCAGCAACCGTCTTCCCGGCTCCTCTTTCAAGCCCTTTGTCTATCTGACGGCTATGGAAGAATTGGGTTACTCACCGGCCACGGTTGTGACGGATGAGCCGGTCACCATCGAAATAAAAGGCACCGCTCCCTGGGAGCCGAAAAATTTCGGTGAAGAATTTGCCGGCGACATCATTCTGAAAAAAGCGCTGATGAAATCGATCAATGTTGTGTCCGCGAAACTCATGCAGGAAGTGGGGCCTGAAAAAGTGATCAAAACCGCGCGGCGGTTTGGCATCAAGAGTCCTTTGGGGAAAAACCTGTCTCTGGCTTTGGGAACATCAGGGGTATCGCCCCTGGAAATAGCTTCGGCCTTCAGCGTGGTTGCCAACCTGGGGGTTTACAACGAACCCTATTTCATCGAACGAATTGAAGATTTTCAAGGCAATCAACTCTACGAACATTTTTACCAAGGGGTCCAAAGATTTCCACAGAAGATGATGTATCCCCTGCTGGACATGATGCAGGGGGTGGTGGATGGAGGGACCGGAAGAGGGGTGCGCCGAATGGGATTCAAGCACCCGGCGGCGGGCAAGACAGGCACGACCAACGACTTTAAAGACGCCTGGTTCAATGGGTTCACGAAAGACCTTTCGGTTTCGGTCTGGGTGGGTTACGACAACAACGAATCGATGGTGAGCCGCAACGGCAAAGGGTTGACGGGCGGACGGGCGGCGGCGCCGATCTGGTTTTTTTTCCTGCAAAAGTTACTGGCGGGAAAAAATGTAGTGCAATTCCCGGTTCCGGCGGGGATCAAGTTTGAAACGGTCGATGTTCGAACCGGAAAATTCCCCGACCGTTTATCTCTGGAAACCCTGAGAGTGGC
- the hemB gene encoding delta-aminolevulinic acid dehydratase, with product MDDLIDPMFVCEGKGVRQEISSMPGIFRCSIDNLLLDVKESHTLGIPAVILFGIPDKKDARGSEAYNPDGIVQRAVREIKSAFPEMIVITDVCIDEYTDHGHCGLVEGNQILNDPTLELLAKMAHTHAEAGADIVAPSDMMDGRVQAIRGALDETSHQDTIILSYAAKYASGFYGPFREAADSSPKFGDRCSYQMDPANSDESLREVLQDIEEGADMVMVKPALSYLDIIRRVREEVRVPVAAYNVSGEYSMVKAAAEKNWVDGERVMLEILLSIKRAGAQMILTYFAREAAKILNS from the coding sequence GTGGATGATTTGATCGACCCCATGTTTGTGTGTGAAGGGAAGGGGGTTCGGCAGGAAATCTCCTCCATGCCGGGGATCTTCCGTTGCTCGATCGATAATCTGCTCCTGGATGTCAAAGAAAGCCACACTCTGGGAATTCCCGCGGTCATTTTATTTGGCATTCCTGATAAAAAAGATGCTCGCGGTTCTGAAGCCTACAACCCGGATGGAATCGTGCAACGCGCGGTGCGGGAAATCAAATCGGCCTTCCCGGAGATGATTGTCATCACCGATGTGTGTATCGATGAATACACCGATCACGGGCATTGCGGATTAGTGGAAGGCAATCAGATTTTAAACGACCCGACTTTGGAGTTGCTGGCAAAAATGGCGCACACACATGCCGAAGCGGGAGCGGATATCGTGGCCCCCTCGGACATGATGGATGGAAGGGTGCAGGCGATCCGGGGGGCGCTGGATGAGACGAGTCATCAGGACACGATCATTCTCTCCTATGCCGCGAAGTATGCTTCGGGGTTTTATGGCCCGTTCCGGGAAGCGGCGGACTCTTCTCCCAAATTTGGCGACCGCTGTTCTTACCAGATGGACCCGGCCAACAGCGATGAAAGCCTGCGTGAGGTCCTGCAGGACATCGAAGAGGGAGCGGACATGGTGATGGTCAAGCCGGCTTTGTCTTATCTGGATATCATTCGCCGGGTTCGTGAGGAAGTGCGGGTTCCCGTGGCCGCTTATAATGTGAGCGGGGAATACTCCATGGTCAAAGCCGCCGCCGAAAAAAACTGGGTGGATGGAGAACGGGTGATGCTGGAGATTCTCTTGAGCATCAAGCGCGCCGGGGCGCAAATGATTTTGACCTACTTCGCCAGGGAGGCGGCAAAAATTCTCAATTCCTGA